A genomic region of Verrucomicrobiia bacterium contains the following coding sequences:
- a CDS encoding PIN domain-containing protein: protein MNSFPDTSFLCSVYRTQVHSAKADAFMAACSGPLPVTSLLLLEFRQSVRLQSRLHARDKTKGFPKHEANLMLRDLQSDLATKVIAVAAADWAEVHQLAEHLSAKYTEQNGHRLADLLHVATALHLGVAEFLTFDANQKLLAKAEGMRVPW from the coding sequence ATGAATTCCTTCCCGGATACTTCGTTTCTTTGTTCGGTTTACCGGACACAGGTCCATTCAGCCAAGGCAGACGCCTTCATGGCCGCCTGCTCCGGCCCGTTGCCCGTCACGAGCTTGCTGCTGCTTGAGTTCCGTCAGTCGGTTCGACTCCAATCGCGGCTCCATGCCCGGGATAAGACCAAGGGCTTCCCCAAACACGAGGCGAACTTGATGCTCCGTGATTTGCAGTCCGATCTGGCGACGAAAGTGATTGCGGTGGCGGCGGCGGATTGGGCGGAGGTGCATCAACTTGCAGAACACCTGAGCGCGAAGTACACCGAGCAAAACGGCCATCGCCTGGCAGACCTCCTTCATGTTGCGACCGCACTGCACCTGGGCGTAGCGGAGTTCCTCACCTTCGACGCCAATCAAAAACTGCTCGCGAAGGCCGAGGGAATGCGGGTGCCCTGGTGA
- a CDS encoding prepilin-type N-terminal cleavage/methylation domain-containing protein, which produces MNSSLFRPNVGSGCRHPDLPQWAEIPCDPGPPIPKQKGVINPCISIPPESGTGRRTGGAWHRWHPGLPAASLPAGKHLRPGPAGQGFARTGFTLIELLVVIAIIAILAGLLLPALAKAKHKAYGVRCLSNERQLGLGFGMYLPDNNDRLPFSPSGYPNIAFVDFYRLMVPYLPTNGTFYRCPLDKGPMNVLFAKAFNVPTNRLPVLASYWYAPGLSHQSTPSSYTPRQYSMSAVSYSSQKMFGICLAIGGKKDINGIFINPEAHSPVGVNLLFGDGHCGFVLTRKIRTEPQAYQGALDWSSPGWRDVE; this is translated from the coding sequence ATGAATTCATCCCTCTTCCGACCGAACGTGGGGTCGGGGTGTCGTCACCCTGATCTTCCCCAATGGGCAGAGATTCCCTGTGACCCCGGTCCACCGATTCCGAAGCAGAAGGGTGTGATCAACCCGTGCATTTCGATTCCCCCTGAGAGCGGGACCGGACGGCGGACCGGCGGCGCCTGGCATCGGTGGCATCCCGGTCTGCCGGCCGCGTCCCTGCCCGCTGGAAAACACCTTCGGCCCGGTCCCGCCGGCCAAGGGTTCGCCCGCACCGGCTTCACCCTGATCGAACTGCTGGTGGTGATTGCCATCATTGCCATCCTGGCCGGGCTGCTGTTGCCGGCCCTCGCCAAGGCGAAGCACAAGGCCTACGGCGTCCGCTGCCTCTCCAATGAGCGGCAGCTCGGCCTCGGCTTTGGCATGTATCTGCCGGACAACAACGACCGGCTGCCCTTCTCGCCCAGCGGCTATCCCAACATCGCGTTCGTGGACTTCTACCGCCTGATGGTGCCTTACCTGCCGACCAACGGCACCTTTTACCGCTGCCCGCTCGACAAGGGGCCGATGAACGTCCTGTTCGCCAAGGCGTTCAACGTGCCGACCAACCGGCTGCCCGTCCTGGCCTCCTATTGGTATGCCCCCGGACTCTCCCACCAGTCCACGCCGTCCAGCTACACCCCAAGGCAGTACTCCATGTCTGCGGTCAGCTATTCGTCGCAGAAGATGTTCGGTATCTGCCTCGCCATCGGTGGCAAGAAGGACATCAACGGCATCTTCATCAATCCAGAAGCCCACAGCCCGGTGGGCGTGAACCTGCTGTTCGGGGACGGCCATTGCGGATTCGTGCTCACCCGGAAGATCCGGACCGAGCCCCAGGCGTATCAGGGCGCCTTGGACTGGTCTTCCCCCGGCTGGCGCGATGTGGAGTGA